The genomic segment GGGCCGGCGACGCAGATCACGCGGATCACGGAGTCGCCGTCGGACCTGGTGTGGTCGCCGGACGGCAGCGCACTGGCGTTCCGGATGCGTGTGCCGGCCAATGCGGGCTGGAAGGTGGAAGGGCAGGTCTCGCAGTTCCGGCCGAAGGGCGCGAAGTGGACGGAAGCGCCGCGGGTCGTGGAGAAGCTCAGCTACCGCCGCGACCGTGTCGGATTCACGGCGGACGGGTACATGCACATCTTCATCGTGCCCGCGGACGGCGGCACACCGCGGCAGGTGACGACCGGCGACTTCGATCACGGCGAGCCCTCGTTCACGCCGGACGGGCGCACACTCGTCTTCTCGGGCGGGCCGCGCACGGAGGACGCCGAGTACGCCTGGCGCGAATCGGACATCTACGCTGTCGACATCGGTACGGGCGTGATCCGCCAGCTGACGACGCGAAGCGGGCCGGACAGCAACCCGATCGTGTCGCCCGACGGCCGCATGATCGCCTACACGGGCTACGACATGACCACGGACACGTGGGTGGACTCGCGGCTGTATGTCATGAACGTCGACGGCTCGAACGCGCGCGTGCTGACGGAATCGCTGGACCGCTCGCCGCGTCCGCTCGAGTGGGCGGCCGACAACAGCGGCATCTACTTCACCGTTCAGGATCGCGGGTCGCAGAATCTCTATTTCGCGAGCACGCGAGGTGACGTGCGGGAGGTCACTCGCGGCGCGCACATGCTGTCCGTGACGGACATCGGGCGCAACGGCACCGCAGTCGGGACGCTGTCGGCGCCCGATCAGCCGGGTGACATCGTGGCGTTCGACCTGCGCCGGCCCGACGACATGCGTCAGCTCACGTCCGTGAACGCCGATGTGCTCGCGGGCAAGCGACTGGGCGCTGTAGAGGAGATCTGGTACACATCGGCGGACGGTCTCGAGATCCAGGGCTGGATCGTCAAGCCGCCGGACTTCACGGCAGCCCGGAAGTACCCGCTCATGCTGTCCATCCATGGCGGGCCGCACTCGATGTACAATGTCGGGTTCAACTTCGGCTGGCAGGAACACGCCGCGAACGGATACGTGGTGCTCTATACGAATCCGCGCGGCAGCACCGGCTACGGCAGCG from the Longimicrobiales bacterium genome contains:
- a CDS encoding S9 family peptidase; protein product: GPATQITRITESPSDLVWSPDGSALAFRMRVPANAGWKVEGQVSQFRPKGAKWTEAPRVVEKLSYRRDRVGFTADGYMHIFIVPADGGTPRQVTTGDFDHGEPSFTPDGRTLVFSGGPRTEDAEYAWRESDIYAVDIGTGVIRQLTTRSGPDSNPIVSPDGRMIAYTGYDMTTDTWVDSRLYVMNVDGSNARVLTESLDRSPRPLEWAADNSGIYFTVQDRGSQNLYFASTRGDVREVTRGAHMLSVTDIGRNGTAVGTLSAPDQPGDIVAFDLRRPDDMRQLTSVNADVLAGKRLGAVEEIWYTSADGLEIQGWIVKPPDFTAARKYPLMLSIHGGPHSMYNVGFNFGWQEHAANGYVVLYTNPRGSTGYGSAFGNAIKNAYPGKDYDDLMAGVDAVIAKGYIDTDNMFVYGCSGGGVLTSWIVGQTDRFAAASANCPVTNWLSFVGTTDGASWYRNFEKYPWEDPSEHLRRSPLMYVGNVKTPTMLMTGVNDLRTPMPQTEEYYQALKVLKVPTAMVRFNDEWHGTSSKPSNFIRTQLYLRDWFTKHSRPTATTTDASN